TAAGTTAGCCCAGAATTCTACCATTTCTTCACGTGTCTTTCTTAAGTTGGATTTCCAGAATAAATATGACCCGTCATCCTGGTACATTTCAGTAGCAGCAGCGTCTATTGCAAGCCTAAAATCATCTCCCGCATTATATCCTGCTTTCTCTATAGCTTCCAGTATAACCTGAATTGCCTCTTCATCAGTTTTAAGGTTGGGTGCAAATCCACCTTCATCACCTACAGAAGTACTATACCCTTTATCTTTCAACACTTTCTTTAAGTTGTGGAAAACCTCCGCGCACATCTGAAGTGCTGTCTTGAAACAACATGCACCTACCGGCATTATCAAGAATTCCTGGATGTTTACGCTGTTATCGGCATGTTTCCCACCATTTATAATGTTCATCATAGGTACGGGCAACACCTTTGCATTAACGCCCCCTATGTATTGATACAAACTTAACCCCAATGATTCTGCTGCTGCCTTTGCAACAGCCAGAGAAACGCCCAGTATGGCATTTGCGCCAAGCTTACTTTTGTTAGGAGTACCATCCAACTCAACCATTAAATTGTCTATGGCAACCTGGTCATAGACATTCATTCCCTCAACTTCTTCTGAAATAATTTTGTTTACGTTTTCTACGGCTTTTTGTACACCTTTTCCCAAATATCTATCTTTATCGCCATCTCTCAATTCAACTGCCTCAAAAGCTCCTGTTGAAGCCCCTGAAGGTACAGCAGCCCTTCCAAGAGAACCATCAGCAGTTACCACATCCACTTCAATGGTAGGATTTCCCCTGGAATCCAGGATTTCTCTTGCAAATATACTATCAATTTCTAAATAAAAGCCCATGTTTATTCTCCTTTCAACTTAAAATATATTGTTTACAGTTTTCGAATAAAATAAATATTAAATTTAACCATTATATAGGATACCCCAAAAAATAAAAATTGTAAACATTATTTTT
Above is a genomic segment from Bacillota bacterium containing:
- the eno gene encoding phosphopyruvate hydratase, which codes for MGFYLEIDSIFAREILDSRGNPTIEVDVVTADGSLGRAAVPSGASTGAFEAVELRDGDKDRYLGKGVQKAVENVNKIISEEVEGMNVYDQVAIDNLMVELDGTPNKSKLGANAILGVSLAVAKAAAESLGLSLYQYIGGVNAKVLPVPMMNIINGGKHADNSVNIQEFLIMPVGACCFKTALQMCAEVFHNLKKVLKDKGYSTSVGDEGGFAPNLKTDEEAIQVILEAIEKAGYNAGDDFRLAIDAAATEMYQDDGSYLFWKSNLRKTREEMVEFWANLVEKYPIISLEDGLAEEDWEGWKLLTDKIGNKIQLIGDDIFVTNTERLKKGIDLGVANSILIKVNQIGTLTETLDAIQMANRAGYTAVVSHRSGETEDSTIADIAVATNAGQIKTGAPSRTDRVAKYNQLLRIEEELGNAAQYLGLNAWFNLKNK